In Lolium rigidum isolate FL_2022 chromosome 7, APGP_CSIRO_Lrig_0.1, whole genome shotgun sequence, the DNA window CGGAGATGCTCTCCCTCCCTCCGCCGGCGCTGCCCTGCGTCTCCCTCCCACTTATGCGCCTTCTTCCCCTCCCTAAGACATGTGGCTTTCCTCTTCAGCTGGACCGGTCCCATGGAGGAGATCAGGCTGATGGGGAGTACGCAACTGATTTGGATGGGGAGACAGGGAGGCGGCGGGGATGGGGATACGCTCATCGGCACAAAGAATTGGGGAGGTGGTATCCACAGGATAGGTCCTGATCTTCCTAGAGCACCACACCGCCGACAGCGGCAGGCTTCAGATTTTGGCACCGCCTGGGTTCATCTCCGGTGAGGTATGCCGACTCGTATTCTAGACTCGCTTGAGTGTGCTTTGCCTGCTTGTCCGTGTGGTTTCTTTCATAGTTTCATGTATATCCATCTTACCTCGCACGTTCGTGTACATATGACACAGAGGTGACGGCTCCTTCTCCAATTGCTAAAGGTGTGGTACCAATTCGCTTGATGGTTGCATGGAGTCCGTCTTTTCCGTAATCCCTTCCGTGGGCGAGGTGCCCCTCCCGCTGGCTTTTTCTCTATCGGCCTCCTCCACGTTGCCCACCTGGAGCTCCGCGTTGGACCAGGCCATATCCATTTTTCAGAGCACTTCCTATTTTGCTTGTTCTTTTCAGAATGTGGAATATATTAGTGTAACCTGGCCTAATTTTTCGAGTGTGTTAGATCATATTTTTCTACACTTTGGTACTTCTGTTGGATGCCCTTTCGTTCATTACCTCTCTCCTTTCTTTTGATGTTAGTTTCAGAATAAAATGTTCGGTAGGTAAATATAGGTGTTGGGATGATGGTTGGATACTCATAATTCACTGTCTATCAGGTACATGGTGTTGCAATAACTCTAGCCAAAGAATGCTCAGGACAGCATGCATCTGATGGTTTTGCAACTCAGCCTCAATGCCAAAGAAAGTTTCACTTCGAAGCCTATGGTTCTGTGTCAATACAGGATAATTAATCTCATGGAATTAATGGCCTCACTTTGTGAAATAAGTACATCTTGTCAATCATTTCTTATTCGATTATGAAGAAGCATGGTTCAAATCGATTATGATTTCCATTTGCTGTTTGTTCATGGTTTGTGTTGGCTGAATTTTATCTCTCCTTTTTTTTAATGTTTTGTCTTTTATTCTAGATGATATATGCCATTGTGCACAACAGCAAGCTTCCGATATATTATATATTTCTACGCATGTTctgagtaataaagcatatgaaatggatTCCTCAGTTAATTCCAAATTAACAATAGGAGTATTGTTTTTATCATTGAATGGACTACTTGCCATCGTGATACTTCTGCTATTGATATGTCCACGCCCTATATTGATTCTCTGTGATTCCTTGCCCCTATAGGATGATTTTTTTGGCCAGCTGATATGTACGGTTTGATGATGTGTTCTTCATGTTGCAGGATCGACAACAACATATTCAGTCTTAACTCTTTGATGATAAATTATGATTTTCGAGACATCTGTATATTGTTCCTTTAAAACCGAGGTTGTTGTTTATTATCTGGATAATGTTGGTTCAAACATTAATTTCAACAATGAATATTCCGTTTTATTTTAGCAGAACGGTGTTGCAAAATATATAGCCAAGGATCTTGAAAAGGTAATTGTTACTTGTATTACTTATTACTCCAGCTCTAAATACTTGTCACAGATTTGTCTAggtatgcatgtatctagacagaCACGTATTTTGAGCCGGAGGGAATACCATGGTGTATGGTATTTTAGTAATCCTTCTTGAGATTGTATTTTAGGCAGCAGTCTGTTTTTCCCTACTGCGGCATGCTTTATCTTCGCCCCAAGTGCTATCTTATATTTGCATAATGCTTACTATAGGatatatatactatatatatactatatacacccaggagtaggaagtatttatcctatataggacatattcatactacacccgggtgtagttacacccacgcgtgtttctcataatctagagagtatctatcatactgaaaagtatgtacatgtagtatgaagtatataagactattttgttagtatatataacactttgtaggcagtatgtacatttttttacgtagactcgttttttagtatacatatgcatgtatttcggctaTATTGTGCAAACTacatggtcacttgcatttttttgaccaaacttggtttagaatatcttagatatagtgtaaaaACATACTCAAATCGATAAAGTATCgtacatacttccgtatggtagtatattagatatgggtgtaactacacccaggggtaggaagtatttatcctatatatatatatatatatatatatatatatatatatatatatatatatatatatatatatatcgacgcggattatCTACCAAGGGTGGTAGCTATGCACAGGGTGGCAGCCGTTGGATATAAGGAGTTCTGATTCAACTCATGTCCAGATCAAATACCCAGGAGCACTTTCACTAAACGGCCGTTTGAGCTCCGTGATCGCATGCACGAAAAAATGCTGCCACAACTTTCCCACACCATTTTTACATCATTCCACACATTCTATCGGCAACGGTGCTGACCACCCGTCTTGTGGATTTTTAGCTTTTTTTAGTGCTTTTGACAAATTGTATCGGCGACGGTAGACTTTGACATGTGCCAGCGCCATACCGTATGTAAAGTGtcgttttttacttgttttcacaCATTGTATCTGGAACTGTGGTGATCACCGGTTGCGTGGGATTTTATACATTTTTACTGCTTTTGACACATTCCACCGGTGACGGCAGCCTGTGGCAGGTGCTAGCACCGCACCGTGTGCAATGTGTAGTTTTTTACCTGTTTTCACACATTGTCTTCGGCACGGGTGGATTTAGTGAAAAAATTCTGCCACAAGGAAGTGCGTGGTGTTTGCTAAACATTAGacgttgctaaatggtggtgcaaCTAATCGTAGCATCTAGCAAAACACGTTGTTACTCTCTGTGGCTTATCTCTTTTTTGGTTCAGCTAATACAAAACTTACCTTTCGAGCAAAGGATCTGTGGCTTCGCGATGTCGTCTGCTGTGCCGGCAGACGGGTGGTTACTCTCTGTTATTCCCACACACAAAACTTTGATGTCTTCCTGCCCCTATGGAAATTATAGCTATAAATTTTCCACTCAAAATGGTAGCCTTTCTTATTTCCAGGTTGCCGTGTGGTCCTAGGCTTCCAGCCGCTTGGAATTACGGAGCAGTTGAGAAGGCTTTACGTGAATCAGGTGGTAGGGGAGATGGTTGCATTTTTCTCCCACGGGCAGGTCAAGTTTTCCAGACTATTGAAGAGGCATATGAGTTCTTCAACATGTACTCCTGGGAGGTTGGTTTCGGTATCAGGTATGGGCGCAGTAGGATCAGCGGCTCCAGCATCCGAACCAGGCAGGACATCGTTTGTTCTTGCGAGGTAAAGCAATGACTAGTATATTATCAAAAAAACGGGTCGCTAAACTTGATATAAACTGAATTCTCCATGATTATATCCTTGTCCAGGGGAGGGACAAATCTGAGGCGACCAGGTCGGCAAGGTGCGACTGCCGTTGCATGCTGTCGTTGCTAAGGAGCGACGACGACTCATGGTTTGTAAAAAATTTCGCACCCGAGCACAACCATTCCATGTCTGTCTCGTGTGGCGAAAAAAGGAGGTGGCCATCTCACAGTAGAATAGACGGGGGTACAAGGGACCTTGTTCGCCACCTCCGTGCAAACAATGTGCAACTATCCAGAGTGTGTTCAATAGTCGGCACAGTTCACAAAACTGATTCGTATGTTCCATTCAGCCGTCAGTCTGTCCGTGCTATGTGTGCTAAACTAGCCCAGGAATCAATTGATGGGGACATGTCGAAAACGATTGAAgtttttaacatgatcaaagccagAGACCCAGGGTTTATCGTGGCAATGGATTTGGATGAAAAGAAGAGGGTTAGATCTTTGCTTTTTGCCCACGGCACAAGCAGAAAAGACTATGCTTCATTTGGGGACGTGGTTACTTTCGACACCACCTATAGGACCAATTTATATAACCTGCCTTTTGGTCTTTTTGTCGGTGTAAACCACCATTTTCAAAGTATTGTTTTTGCCGGTGTTCTGCTAACCGAAGAAACCATCGATGCATTCAAGTGGACGTTCCGTAATTTTGTGGCTGCAATGGGTGCTGACGCTCCGAAGACTATCCTGACTGGTAAGAAATTAATGAATTCTTAGGTTTTAATGCTGCTAGTATACAATTCCAACAGAAATGCGAATATATACATTTTCATCACCCCTTACTTCTAATATGTTTTTTTGGGTGTTCACACCATATTGCAGACCAGTGTCACCAAATGAGGGTTGCAATAGATGCCGAGCTACCCTTAACACGCCATAGGTGGTGCAAGTGGCATGTTTTGCGCAAGGCGAAGGAATCTCTTGGGCCGGTATATAGCAAGAACTCACCGTTCAAAAAAGACTTGCATGAATTGCTTGACATAATTGTTGATGTGGAGGAGTTCGAGACAAGATGGTCAGAATTAATCACTGGGTACTCACTACAAGACAACGAGTTTCTATCCAGAGCTTACGACAACAGAGAAATGTGGGCAAAACCATATTTTACCAGCACGTTCTGCGCTGGCATGACAAGTACCCAGCGGAGTGAGAGCGCTAATCACGTCCTAAAAACTTATATCCCCCGGTCAGCTCCGATGCACCTGTTTGTGACACAATACGACCGGCTGATAACGGACAGGATTGCAGAGGAAGGCAGGGAGCAACACGCGACGAAACAGGTTTTTTTCCTTCTCATAATGTATAGCATCTATAAACTTCCGGATGGGTGTCTGACACCGCTTCTTAAAAAAACAGGTGAGCTATCTACTTCGGGCGGGAGTGCCGATAGAGAAGCATGGAACACGTGTGTACACTCGCACGATGTTCGAACGGTTTTACCGTGAACTCTTCAGGTCTGGTTCTTTCACATGCCGCGAGGATGGTGGTCCAAACAGATTCGTAATGGTCTACGCCCGAGCAAGCGCCTCCAATCCAGCTGGTAGGCAGGAATATGTTGTTGATTCGAATGAAGAACGGACGGAATTCTTTTGCGTGTGCAAAAGCTTTGAGCATTGCGGTATCCCTTGCCGGCACGTGCTGAAGGTGAGTGTAACATCCTCTAGCATTTTATTGTAAGCACTCGTTTTTTTGCGTCGCACCTTTTACAATGGATGATAGAATAATAATCATGGAAATCTCATCTACACACACAGGTCCTCGTTCACATAGGTGCCGTGGAGATTCCGTCTAGCTTGATTATGAAGAGGTGGACCACGGATGCTAGAGAAGGAGTTGAATCCGCAATCCCTGGACTGGACGAGGCTGTAGCGGCAAGGGCGGACAGCACGTCAATGCATGGAATGCTGCACGCTGCAGTGATGGAGTTGGTCGGAATGGGGACCACATCAAGACAGGCGTTCGAGGTCGCGGTTGACTATGTTAGCCACGCAAAAGCTGCGATTTCTGCTATGAAGGTTGATGCCCCGGTGAAAGTTGGGTTCTCGGTACAATCTACCGAACTGGCAGGGGAAGATGTGTTGCAGTTTGACTCtggcgtagctgctccaccacgtgtGCGGTCAAGGGGCCGTCCGAAGGAGTTGAGGTTTAAATCACCAATAGAATCTCCAGGTGGTAGCAAACGGCCTACGAGCCTGAAGAGGAGCATGAAGAGCTCTGGCGACGATGGTCCACGGAGATCCACCCGTTTTCTGAAGACTGGAGTTTATGTCATTGAGCATTGTGGTTCTTGCGGCTTGCCGGGGCACCGCACATCAGAATGTGCGGAAGAAGTAGAGGACGAGCAAGGTGGCGCGGTCCGGAGGCGGTGCAAGAGCTGTGGCGAGGTTGGCCACAACAGATCCACATGTGGGAGGAAGTCAACATATGTGCCAAAGTAGGTTTGAGGTGAACTAAATTATTACGAGGCGTCTGTTGTATTTTTTCATGTACCATGCTGCTGAACGGTATTAGTTTACTATAATTAATATGTTTGCCGTTGGAACAAGTTTCATTTGGATCCACTTTCCATTCTTAAACTAACACCCGCCATGTGTGATTCTAAAATTAAAACAAACGAGGCAAGTTTTTTTCCAGTCACACTGGTATGTCTTCTTTTTTTTCCAACGgtcatgtgctgttgctactgttATCAACGGCTAGAAATGGATACCATGACAGTGGTAACCCGTAGCCGTGCTTTGGTTGTGCATATGGTTGAAACAGTGAAACGGCTAGTGTGCAGCGTTGCAGTTTAAGCAGTCGAGCATCTATATAAGTGGAGTGCTGGCCATTTGAGTTTGCACTCGAGACCATTCCATCCATTCAGATCTCCATACATCTCTTGAGCACAATCCATTTTGGGTAGCCATGACTGCTACATCAAAAGTGAGCTCCGGGGGTGGCGATTGTTACTTGGGGATGTCGAAGTTCAGCTGCCATTGTGGTGAGCTCGCCGACCTCTGGCGTTCACGCACTACTGACAACCCTGGCAGGCTTTTCATCAAATGTGGCATGGCGAAGGTTAGATCATTGGCTCTGGCGGTGCAGTTTTTTGTTCTGGTTTTTTTTCGTGTGGACCTTGGTTTTCTTGGATGCCAGACTAAATCTGTTTTCTTGTACGTACTGTAGAAATGCAGGTTCTGGAAGTGGGAGGACGAACTGGTTGGGGTTGGAACAAGTAGGAAATCATTGGCAGAAATGGAGGCATCTAGCAAGCGAAACCTGGATTCATCCGGTGCACCTGAGGTCCAGGTCCTCCAGCAGATCAGGAGCGAGCTTGTCTTGCTCCGTTTCGTCGGCTTGCTCCTGTCACTGGCACTTATCTTTGCAATATGCAAGCAATGAGCCAGCTTATTTGTAATGATAACATCAATAAAAGGAGTGATAGCTAAGCAAACATAGATTATACCACCATGACAGGGGTAGATAGTCATATTATCGATTACAATAGAACGGTGGTAGCCACCAGTTCGATTAAGCCACTAAGGCATTGGATCCAAATAAAAGTCTTACTTGTTCTGCACGAATTTAAAGATAGCCTGGTGGCCTATAGTGGTGCCACCCGAAAGTCCTGCGTGAATTTAAAGATAGCCTGGTGGACCAGTCACACGAAAATGCATATATATCCCGTGTGACTCTAGTGGTGCCACTCGAAATCAAGCAGACGAGGCTGCATCGCTGGCTGAAGCGCCACTCCCTTCTGGATCAAGGCTGGAAATGAACTTCCCGTCTCTTCCCCTCTTCAGCACCTTCTTCCGCTTCCCCTGGGggatcttcctcttggtagagcgGTATGACATGCGGACCATTGAGTAGAGGAAAGTGTGCTTGGCAAGCCCAATTGTTTCTGGGCTGACAATCTGTTCACGGACAAATAGTAATGGGTCAGATTTACCAACAAAGGAAAAAAGGGAATGAAGTAGTGGAAGCAGTCAAATGTGATGATGTATCCTAAACAATGAAGCATTGCTGGCTGAAATGAAAAGAAAGAACCGACGCTTACCATGAATTGGTTGTCTTTTGGGATGCTGTAGAAAGCTGTTGTGAATCCAGATTCTGGCCTGTTGAGTTTTGGAGCCAATCAAAAGAAGTTTAGTCAGATTAAGTGTATGAACAACCTTGTATATCATTCATGTGAGACGGGCAACTCGTAACCTAGAAGTAGTTTTAATTTGCGTGGCAATTTGACAGAGTTATGTAGCCTCACCCATTCATATGGTGTTCTGTCTTCAGAGCAACCTCATATTCCCATTCAACCATGGGTATCACAGCGCCAGCGTGCTTAGTCATGTGCTCCTGTGCTGCCTGAGTAAGTATCTTCATCAGGTCGATATGGTGGTGCAGCACATCAACCGGGCTTACTCCCGACAGGTTTGGGTGGATAAGATATGTAATGCATCGGCGGAAGTCTATTGTCAGAGATGCCCAGCCTTCCTGTTTCATGTCCAGGGAAACAACGACCTGCGGTTCGGCATGAGCAATGCATATTAGGCATGTATAATGGATTGTGAATAATAGAATTAGCTTGGTAACGAGTAAAAATAAcggacatgtatatttgttttttGGGGCAAGTGGACGTGTGTTTGGAAAAATAACCTTTTTGCAAGCAGCTAGGTTGTACTGGATCTTTGGGCGGAGGTAAAACAGTTCCTCGCATGCGCTGGTTGACCCTCCTGCAACAACCTTTCGCTGCATAAATATGAAAAGAAGCATGTTAGATCATTTTTTATCATGCCTGCTAGGAAATGAAAAccaagaaaatagtagaacagatCCAAACATAAGTTATGCGACCAAAAATTGCACATACCAAATGAATTAATAAATAG includes these proteins:
- the LOC124677487 gene encoding uncharacterized protein LOC124677487 — its product is MSQKLDSFLSIMMQRDAAAAEREAASQARLDNAFAAMQTATAKLDGLIASMMQREADLDVRDYNRALDLRLACGSGPVEAKFNWMFGHGVTPRTHGKATKSQARFERLQVSLRKFVLWFTDNASATDLSKVFIQFNDAPRVSISGAEIKDFLLNHEDMSQVLESALIRVLRRDESHREPNSQGSTHYVGKEWARKVVAGGSTSACEELFYLRPKIQYNLAACKKVVVSLDMKQEGWASLTIDFRRCITYLIHPNLSGVSPVDVLHHHIDLMKILTQAAQEHMTKHAGAVIPMVEWEYEVALKTEHHMNGPESGFTTAFYSIPKDNQFMIVSPETIGLAKHTFLYSMVRMSYRSTKRKIPQGKRKKVLKRGRDGKFISSLDPEGSGASASDAASSA